In the genome of Cronobacter malonaticus LMG 23826, one region contains:
- the ydiK gene encoding AI-2E family transporter YdiK — protein MVKLRQPMDVPQILLSVLFLSVMIIACLWIVQPFILGFAWAGTVVIATWPLLLRLQKMLWGRRSLAVLVMVLILIMLFVIPVALLVNSLVDSSGPFIHWLSSGKMTIPDLAWLNSIPYIGNKLYLGWHNLVESGGSAIMAKVRPYLGTTTGWFIGQAAHLGRLLMHCGLMLLFSALLYWRGEQVAYGIRHFAIRLASKRGDAAVLLAGQAIRAVALGVVVTALVQGVLGGIGLAISGIPYATLLTVVMILSCLVQLGPLPVLVPAIIWLYWSGDATWGTVLLIWSAVVGTLDNIIRPVLIRMGADLPMVLILSGVIGGLIAFGMIGLFIGPVLLAVSWRLFSVWVREAPLPEDDSETVIEALEESDKEKTAQ, from the coding sequence ATGGTAAAACTTCGACAGCCCATGGACGTGCCGCAAATTCTGCTGTCCGTGTTGTTTCTCTCGGTCATGATCATCGCCTGCCTGTGGATTGTGCAGCCCTTTATTCTGGGGTTCGCCTGGGCAGGAACGGTGGTTATCGCCACCTGGCCGCTGTTGCTGCGGCTGCAGAAGATGCTGTGGGGCAGACGCTCACTCGCCGTCCTGGTGATGGTGCTTATTCTTATCATGCTGTTTGTGATCCCGGTGGCGCTGCTGGTTAACAGTCTCGTGGACAGCAGCGGGCCGTTTATCCACTGGCTTAGCTCCGGGAAGATGACAATTCCGGATCTGGCCTGGCTTAACAGCATCCCCTATATCGGCAATAAACTTTATCTCGGCTGGCACAATCTCGTGGAGAGCGGCGGCTCGGCCATTATGGCGAAAGTGCGTCCGTATCTTGGCACGACGACCGGCTGGTTCATCGGACAGGCCGCGCATCTGGGCAGACTGCTGATGCACTGCGGCCTGATGCTGCTGTTCAGCGCCCTGCTTTACTGGCGCGGCGAACAGGTGGCGTATGGCATCCGGCATTTCGCCATTCGTCTTGCCTCGAAGCGCGGCGACGCGGCCGTGCTGCTGGCAGGCCAGGCGATCCGCGCCGTGGCGCTCGGCGTGGTGGTTACGGCGCTGGTACAGGGCGTGCTGGGCGGTATCGGGCTGGCGATTTCCGGCATCCCTTATGCCACGCTGCTGACGGTCGTGATGATCTTAAGCTGCCTGGTACAGCTTGGGCCGCTGCCGGTGCTGGTTCCGGCGATTATCTGGCTCTACTGGAGCGGCGATGCCACCTGGGGCACCGTGCTGCTTATCTGGAGCGCCGTGGTCGGTACGCTCGATAACATTATCCGCCCGGTGCTTATCCGCATGGGTGCCGATCTACCGATGGTGTTGATCCTCTCAGGCGTTATCGGCGGGCTGATCGCGTTCGGCATGATTGGCCTGTTTATCGGCCCGGTATTGCTGGCGGTCTCGTGGCGACTGTTCTCCGTCTGGGTACGTGAAGCGCCGCTGCCGGAGGATGATTCAGAAACGGTGATCGAAGCGCTCGAAGAGAGCGACAAAGAGAAAACGGCACAGTAA
- the menI gene encoding 1,4-dihydroxy-2-naphthoyl-CoA hydrolase, with protein sequence MIWQRTATLEALNAMGANNMVGLLDIRFTRLDEREIEATMPVDHRTHQPFGLLHGGASVVLAETLGSVAGYLCTEGEQNVVGLEVNANHLRSVRSGRVRGVCRAVHVGRRHQVWQIEIFDEQNRLCCSSRLTTAVV encoded by the coding sequence ATGATCTGGCAACGTACCGCGACGCTTGAGGCGCTCAACGCCATGGGCGCGAATAATATGGTCGGGCTGCTCGATATCCGTTTTACCCGGCTCGATGAGCGTGAGATTGAAGCCACCATGCCGGTGGACCATCGCACGCATCAACCGTTCGGGCTGTTGCATGGCGGCGCGTCGGTGGTACTGGCAGAAACGCTCGGCTCGGTGGCGGGTTATCTCTGCACCGAGGGCGAGCAGAACGTCGTCGGGCTTGAGGTGAACGCCAATCACCTGCGTAGCGTGCGCAGCGGCCGCGTGCGCGGCGTCTGCCGCGCGGTGCATGTCGGGCGACGCCATCAGGTGTGGCAGATAGAAATTTTCGACGAGCAGAATCGCCTCTGCTGTTCATCGCGGCTGACGACGGCGGTAGTGTAG
- the ydiJ gene encoding D-2-hydroxyglutarate dehydrogenase YdiJ — MIPQISQAPGLVQVVLNFLQALEQQGFTGDTATNYADRLTMATDNSIYQFLPDAVIFPRSTADVALMARLAAEPRFKSLIFTPRGGGTGTNGQSLNQGIVVDMSRYMNRIIEINPEQGWVRVEAGVIKDQLNEYLKPFGYFFSPELSTSNRATLGGMINTDASGQGSLVYGKTSDHVLGVRAVLLGGDILDTQAMPTALAEELGRAQTTLGRVYHTVLERCREQRALILEKFPKLNRFLTGYDLRHVFNDSLSEFDLTRILCGSEGTLAFITEARLDITPLPKVRRLVNVKYDSFDSALRSAPFMVEAQALSVETVDSRVLNLAREDIVWHSVRELITDVPDKTMLGLNIVEFAGDDEALIDQRVEALCARLDEFMAQEQGGIIGWQVCRDLAGVERIYAMRKKAVGLLGNAKGLAKPIPFAEDTCVPPEHLADYIAEFRALLDGHGLSYGMFGHVDAGVLHVRPALDMCDPQQEILMKRISDEVVALTARYGGLLWGEHGKGFRAEYSPAFFGETLYDELRRIKAAFDPDNRLNPGKICAPYGLDAPMMKVDAVKRGTFDRQIPLAVRTSWRGAMECNGNGLCFNFDVKSPMCPSMKITSNRIHSPKGRATLVREWLRLLSDRGVDPLALEKALPQKRASLRSLIERTRNSWHADRGEYDFSHEVKEAMSGCLACKACSTQCPIKIDVPEFRSRFLQLYHTRYLRPVRDHLIATVESYAPLMARAPKTFNFFMSQPWVRSLSERHIGMVDLPLLSTPTLQQQLVGHRSAGMTLEELERLTEAEKARTVLVVQDPFTSYYDAQVVADFVRLCEKLGFQPVVLPFSPNGKAQHIKGFLQRFARTARKTADFLNRVAALGMPMVGVDPALVLCYRDEYKQTLGAERGEFHVQLVHEWLTTALADRPASPVGGEPWYLFGHCTEVTALPGTAGQWAAIFAKFGAKLEGVNVGCCGMAGTYGHEVKNHANSLGIYELSWHQAMQRLPRTRCLATGYSCRSQVKRIEGSGVRHPLQALLGMIV, encoded by the coding sequence ATGATCCCACAAATTTCTCAGGCACCCGGGCTGGTACAGGTGGTGCTGAATTTTTTGCAGGCACTGGAGCAACAGGGTTTTACCGGCGATACCGCCACGAACTACGCCGATCGCCTTACGATGGCGACCGACAACAGTATCTACCAGTTCCTTCCCGACGCGGTGATTTTCCCCCGCTCCACCGCCGATGTGGCGCTGATGGCGCGTCTTGCCGCCGAACCGCGCTTTAAATCGCTTATTTTCACCCCGCGTGGTGGCGGCACCGGCACCAACGGCCAGTCTCTGAATCAAGGGATCGTCGTCGATATGTCGCGCTACATGAACCGCATTATTGAAATCAACCCCGAGCAGGGTTGGGTGCGCGTCGAAGCGGGCGTTATCAAAGATCAGCTTAACGAATACCTGAAGCCCTTCGGCTATTTCTTCTCGCCGGAGCTTTCTACCAGCAACCGCGCCACGCTTGGCGGGATGATCAACACCGACGCCTCCGGGCAGGGCTCGCTGGTGTACGGGAAAACGTCCGATCACGTGCTCGGCGTGCGGGCGGTGCTGCTGGGCGGCGATATTCTGGATACTCAGGCGATGCCGACCGCGCTTGCCGAAGAGCTGGGCCGCGCCCAGACCACGCTCGGGCGCGTTTACCACACCGTACTGGAGCGCTGCCGCGAGCAGCGCGCGCTGATCCTGGAGAAGTTTCCGAAGCTCAACCGCTTCCTCACCGGCTACGATCTGCGCCACGTCTTTAACGACTCACTTTCAGAATTCGACCTGACCCGCATTCTGTGCGGATCGGAAGGTACGCTGGCGTTTATCACCGAAGCGCGGCTTGATATTACGCCGCTGCCGAAAGTGCGCCGCCTGGTGAACGTCAAATATGACTCTTTCGATTCCGCCCTGCGCAGCGCGCCGTTTATGGTCGAGGCGCAGGCGCTATCGGTAGAAACCGTCGATTCCCGCGTGCTGAACCTGGCGCGTGAAGATATCGTCTGGCATTCGGTGCGTGAGCTGATTACCGATGTGCCGGATAAAACGATGCTCGGTCTTAATATCGTGGAGTTCGCGGGCGATGACGAAGCGCTGATTGACCAGCGCGTTGAAGCGCTGTGCGCGCGGCTTGATGAGTTTATGGCGCAGGAGCAGGGCGGCATTATCGGCTGGCAGGTCTGCCGGGATCTCGCGGGCGTCGAGCGTATCTACGCGATGCGTAAAAAAGCAGTCGGGTTGCTCGGTAACGCCAAAGGGCTCGCCAAGCCGATTCCGTTTGCCGAAGACACCTGCGTGCCGCCGGAGCATCTCGCCGATTACATCGCCGAGTTCCGCGCGCTGCTGGATGGCCACGGGCTGAGCTACGGCATGTTTGGCCATGTGGACGCGGGCGTGCTGCACGTGCGTCCGGCGCTGGATATGTGCGATCCGCAGCAGGAAATCCTGATGAAGCGCATCTCCGATGAAGTCGTGGCGCTCACCGCCCGCTATGGTGGCCTGCTGTGGGGCGAGCACGGCAAAGGCTTTCGTGCGGAATACAGCCCGGCGTTTTTCGGCGAAACGCTGTATGACGAACTGCGGCGCATCAAGGCGGCGTTCGACCCGGATAACCGCCTGAACCCCGGTAAAATCTGTGCGCCATATGGCCTCGACGCGCCGATGATGAAGGTGGACGCGGTGAAACGCGGCACGTTTGATCGCCAGATCCCGCTCGCGGTGCGCACCTCCTGGCGCGGCGCGATGGAATGCAACGGCAACGGCCTGTGCTTTAACTTTGACGTGAAAAGCCCGATGTGCCCGTCGATGAAAATCACCAGCAATCGCATTCACTCGCCGAAAGGGCGCGCGACGCTGGTGCGCGAGTGGCTGCGGCTGCTCTCCGATCGCGGCGTTGACCCGCTGGCGCTCGAAAAAGCCCTGCCGCAAAAGCGCGCCAGCCTGCGCTCGCTCATTGAGCGCACCCGCAACAGCTGGCACGCCGATCGCGGTGAATATGATTTCTCGCACGAGGTGAAAGAGGCGATGAGCGGCTGTCTCGCCTGTAAAGCCTGCTCCACCCAGTGCCCGATTAAAATCGACGTGCCGGAGTTCCGCTCGCGTTTTTTGCAGCTTTACCACACGCGCTATCTGCGCCCGGTGCGCGACCACCTGATAGCGACGGTGGAAAGCTACGCGCCGCTGATGGCCCGCGCGCCGAAAACCTTCAACTTCTTTATGAGCCAGCCGTGGGTGCGTTCTCTCTCGGAACGGCATATCGGCATGGTTGACCTGCCGCTGCTCTCTACGCCGACGCTGCAACAGCAACTGGTGGGGCATCGCAGCGCCGGCATGACGCTGGAAGAGCTGGAACGGCTCACGGAGGCTGAAAAAGCCCGGACCGTGCTGGTGGTGCAGGATCCGTTCACCAGCTATTACGACGCGCAGGTGGTGGCCGATTTCGTGCGGCTGTGCGAAAAGCTCGGCTTCCAGCCGGTGGTGCTGCCGTTCTCGCCGAACGGCAAAGCGCAGCACATCAAAGGCTTTCTCCAGCGTTTCGCCCGCACCGCGCGGAAAACCGCTGATTTCTTAAACCGCGTGGCGGCGCTCGGGATGCCGATGGTGGGCGTGGATCCGGCGCTGGTGCTCTGCTATCGCGATGAATATAAGCAGACGCTTGGCGCGGAGCGCGGCGAATTCCACGTGCAGCTGGTGCATGAGTGGCTCACCACGGCGCTGGCGGATCGTCCGGCGTCGCCGGTCGGTGGCGAGCCGTGGTATCTCTTTGGCCACTGTACGGAAGTGACCGCGCTGCCGGGCACCGCCGGGCAGTGGGCCGCGATTTTCGCGAAATTCGGCGCGAAGCTTGAAGGCGTGAACGTCGGCTGCTGCGGGATGGCAGGCACGTACGGCCATGAGGTGAAAAACCACGCCAACTCGCTCGGTATCTATGAGCTATCGTGGCACCAGGCGATGCAGCGGCTGCCGCGCACGCGCTGCCTTGCCACGGGCTATTCGTGCCGCAGCCAGGTGAAACGTATCGAGGGCAGCGGCGTGCGCCATCCATTGCAGGCACTTCTGGGGATGATTGTATGA
- a CDS encoding AppA family phytase/histidine-type acid phosphatase, with product MKTLFLRLFLFIFVFMPGVFPLHAQGADKMKLERVVIVSRHGVRAPTKFTPLMQEITPYPWAQWDVPLGWLTPRGGELVTELGRYQKKVLIDTGVLESHGCPSPEQVAVIADTDQRTRKTGEAFLAGFAPGCQNKVHYQKDHDKKDPLFNPVKMGVCSFNVSKTREAILARAEGNIERYTQRYGSAFRTLEQVLNFPQSAACKSTRQAGCTLPGLLPSELSVSPDNVSLSGAWSLSSTLTEIFLLQEAQGMPEVAWGRIHGEKEWTELLRLHNAQFDLLQRTPEVARTRATPLLDLISRALISNGPTENPYGIKLPVSLLFIAGHDTNIANLSGVFDLNWSLPGQPDNTPPGGELIFERWKRVSDNTDWIQISFVYQTLQQMREFKPSSSSSFPHKIVLTLPSCQDRNAEGMCSLKRFNDIVQKVRVPQCAVTADRNR from the coding sequence ATGAAAACGCTATTTCTTCGTTTATTCCTCTTCATTTTTGTTTTCATGCCTGGTGTTTTCCCGTTACATGCGCAAGGGGCTGATAAAATGAAGCTTGAACGCGTAGTGATAGTCAGTCGCCACGGAGTCAGAGCGCCAACGAAGTTCACACCATTAATGCAGGAAATCACACCTTACCCCTGGGCTCAATGGGATGTTCCGCTGGGCTGGTTGACGCCCCGGGGCGGTGAGCTTGTCACCGAACTGGGACGATACCAAAAGAAAGTACTCATCGATACAGGGGTTCTGGAAAGTCACGGATGTCCTTCACCAGAGCAGGTGGCCGTTATTGCAGATACCGATCAGCGCACTCGCAAAACCGGTGAGGCATTTCTGGCTGGATTTGCGCCGGGTTGTCAAAATAAGGTGCATTATCAAAAAGATCACGATAAAAAAGATCCCCTGTTTAATCCGGTAAAAATGGGTGTGTGCTCGTTTAATGTATCAAAGACCAGGGAAGCGATTCTGGCACGGGCGGAAGGAAATATTGAACGGTACACGCAGCGTTATGGCTCTGCCTTTCGTACTCTGGAACAGGTACTCAATTTCCCACAGTCAGCAGCATGTAAATCAACACGTCAAGCGGGCTGTACGCTCCCGGGATTGTTACCTTCAGAACTCAGCGTTTCTCCAGATAACGTCTCATTATCTGGCGCATGGAGTCTGTCTTCCACGCTGACGGAAATATTTTTGTTGCAAGAGGCGCAGGGAATGCCAGAGGTTGCCTGGGGGCGAATTCACGGGGAGAAAGAATGGACAGAATTATTACGTCTGCATAATGCTCAGTTTGACCTTTTGCAAAGAACGCCTGAAGTTGCACGTACCAGAGCAACTCCGCTACTCGATTTAATAAGCCGGGCATTAATCAGCAATGGGCCAACAGAAAATCCTTACGGCATTAAATTGCCCGTCTCATTATTGTTTATTGCGGGGCATGATACCAATATTGCCAATCTCAGTGGAGTATTCGATCTTAACTGGTCTTTACCCGGTCAGCCTGATAATACACCTCCTGGCGGGGAGCTGATTTTCGAAAGATGGAAGCGAGTGAGTGACAATACTGACTGGATCCAAATTTCTTTTGTTTATCAGACCCTTCAACAAATGCGGGAGTTTAAGCCTTCTTCATCGTCCTCTTTCCCACATAAGATTGTGCTTACGTTGCCCTCCTGTCAGGACAGAAATGCCGAGGGAATGTGCTCGTTAAAACGCTTTAATGACATTGTGCAGAAAGTACGTGTTCCACAATGTGCAGTCACGGCGGATAGAAACCGATAA